The region AAGGCGGGCACCGAGCCCGCCTTCACGGGCGAGTACACCGACACCAAGACCAAGGGTGTCTACTCCTGTCGGGCCTGCGGCGCCGAACTCTTCACCTCGAACGAGAAGTTCGAGTCCCACTGCGGCTGGCCGTCCTTCTACGACCCGAAGGAATCCGACGCGGTCGAGCTGATCGCGGACCGCTCCCACGGGATGGTCCGCACGGAGGTGAGGTGCGCCCGCTGCGGATCGCACCTCGGCCATGTATTCGAGGGTGAGGGTTACCCGACGCCGACCGACCAGCGGTACTGCATCAACAGCATCTCGCTGCGGTTGGCTCCGGACGAGGGCTGAGGTTCACAGCACCTCGCGATGGACGAGGGCTGAGAGGACGAGGGCGCCCGGGAGCAGGGGGATCCAGACGGTCAGGACGCGGTAGCCGATGACGGTTGCCGTGGCCAGGGACACGGGGGCGCCGTACGCGGCCATGGTGAGGACCATGGCCGCGTCGACCGGGCCGATGCCGCCCGGGGCGGGCACCGCGCCGACGGCGGTACTGGCGAGCAGCAGCGCGAGGACCACCTGGGCCCAGGACAGCGGCAGCCCGAGCGAGAACCCGACCGAGGCGATCACGCTCCCCTGGAGCACCGGGGCGACGGCCGACCCGCCCCACAGGGCGAGGACGCGGCTGGGCCGGGTGTGCAGCGTCCGCGCCTCGGTCAGGGCGGTGCGTACGAAGCCGAGCGCCGGGCGGCGCAGTGGGCGTACGACCGTCAGGAGCAGGGCGGCGGTGGCGAGACCGAGCACCGCGGCCCCGGCGGCCATGAGCAACGTCCAGGTGTCCGGGGTGAGGTCGCCGAGCCGTAGCGCGTCCGGCAATGCCACGAGGAAGACGACGAGCACCACCGTCTTCGCCAGCGGCTTGACCAGCGAGTACAGGGCGAGCGAGGCGGTGGCCCTGGCCAGGGGTATGCCGCGGCGCTGGAGGAAGCGCAGGGTGACGGCGTGGGCGCCGATGCTCGCCGGAAGGATGTGGTTGGCGGCGCCCGCGGCGAACTGCGAGGCGAGCAGCGGCCCGGGCGGCAGCCGTTCGGGCAGGGCGCCTTGCCGGACGCACGCGGCGGCCACCCAGCCCAGGCAGGTGAAGAAGACCCCGGCCAGCAGCCACCGGGGATCGGCGGCGGCCAGCCGGGCGGCGCCCTCGCTCACCGCCCGCCAGTCGACCGCCGCCCACGTCCCGATCGCCAGGAGCGGCAGCAGGGTCAGCGTCAGACGGGTGAGACGGGTCAGGCGTGCGGCGGCGGGGGACCGGACGGGGGCGGGGCGCGCTACGGGGAGATCGTCGAGCGGGAGCGGGGACACGGCGCACATCGTCCTTCCACGTCACGCCCGCGGTACCGGCGGACGGACACAAGAAGAGGCTTGAGCGGAGGGGGACAGTGGGAACGTTCCCGCTCGGTGTGACGGCGCGGTGTCCGGGAGGGGAAGGGGCACCAGCGGCTGGGCGACACGGCCGGGCTCGTCGTCCTGTGGGGCAGGGCAGTTGGCGCTTCCGTCGTCGAAAGGTAGAAAGAGGGGGCGCACTCGG is a window of Streptomyces sp. NBC_00271 DNA encoding:
- the msrB gene encoding peptide-methionine (R)-S-oxide reductase MsrB, which produces MSYDIEKPDEQWRAELTPSEYTVLRKAGTEPAFTGEYTDTKTKGVYSCRACGAELFTSNEKFESHCGWPSFYDPKESDAVELIADRSHGMVRTEVRCARCGSHLGHVFEGEGYPTPTDQRYCINSISLRLAPDEG
- a CDS encoding lysylphosphatidylglycerol synthase transmembrane domain-containing protein, whose protein sequence is MSPLPLDDLPVARPAPVRSPAAARLTRLTRLTLTLLPLLAIGTWAAVDWRAVSEGAARLAAADPRWLLAGVFFTCLGWVAAACVRQGALPERLPPGPLLASQFAAGAANHILPASIGAHAVTLRFLQRRGIPLARATASLALYSLVKPLAKTVVLVVFLVALPDALRLGDLTPDTWTLLMAAGAAVLGLATAALLLTVVRPLRRPALGFVRTALTEARTLHTRPSRVLALWGGSAVAPVLQGSVIASVGFSLGLPLSWAQVVLALLLASTAVGAVPAPGGIGPVDAAMVLTMAAYGAPVSLATATVIGYRVLTVWIPLLPGALVLSALVHREVL